The genomic segment CCTCGTCGGCCGAGGCATGCGCGGTCTCTTCGTCGAGCTCGTCGTTCACCTGCTCCCGCCACGGGCGGCCCGAGCGTTTCAGGGCATCGTGCTGCTTCTGCAGCGTAACCCGGCTTTCGCGCGCGATGTCGAGGGCACCTTGCAGCAACGCGCGCTCCGAGCGCTCGTTCTGCAATTCCTCCATCAATCGGCGGTTGGAGGCTTCGAGATCGGCTCGGGCGGCTTCGTGTCGGTGGGTCAGGTGCTCGATACGATCGTTCAGAACCGCGTTGCGGTTCGTCGTCTGCTCGATCGCCGCATCCTTGGCGGCGAGAGCCTTGTTGAGCATGTCGCAACGGCTATCGAGTTCGCCGCGAATGCGCTGGATTTCCAGGAACCGCTCGGTCTGGCGCGACAGGTCGGCTTGCAGGGCTTCGAGGCGGCGTTCCAGCGTGCTGCGCGCGATGGTCGCTTCCTTGAAATTGCGATCGACTGAGCGGAATTCCTCGTCCTTGTCCCGCAACTGGTTGCGGGCCTGCACCAGCAACTGTTCCGTCGAGGTCGCCCGGTTCAGCGCGGCTTCGAGTTTCATCGCGAGGCTGGCGCGGTCGTTTCGGAGCGCGGACAGCTCCGTTTCGTGCTGCGCCTCGTTCCGCTCCCTGACGGAGATTTCCGTCGCGAGTTGGGTCTCGACGATGCGCAGGCGTTGCCGGTCCGCTTCGGCGGTGGTCGTCAGGTCGCGGTGGCGGGCATCCAGATCCGCGAGCCGGGTCGCCTGCTCCTCGCTCAGAAGCTGAAGACGGCGTCCCTCGACCTCCAGCAGGCTGTTCCGCTCGCGGACGTTGTTCAGCTCGTGCTCGGAACGCGCCAGGGCGCTGTCGGCGGCCTGCGCTTCCTGCCGCAGCGCCCGGCTCTCGCTCGTCAGCGC from the Methylorubrum extorquens genome contains:
- a CDS encoding Putative crescentin (creS) (Evidence 3 : Putative function from multiple computational evidences; PubMedId : 14675535; Product type s : structure), which gives rise to MAWMPFRNVLPTSSASRDRDAEQRPRNPEPPPSPRLPKAVLPDLMEGGGRSRSAPEPAPTNLDAIGQRDEVVRQRIDAMVGRLDDLRSLQDDFVLILQPLASISSELSKASVRIAELENTLTQEVSANGSLRDEVADLSTKLSRMNSELADSQVHAKRTLESLRERDAAVEAHQIDLRDKVSAIENLERQLFSEVEQNKALTSESRALRQEAQAADSALARSEHELNNVRERNSLLEVEGRRLQLLSEEQATRLADLDARHRDLTTTAEADRQRLRIVETQLATEISVRERNEAQHETELSALRNDRASLAMKLEAALNRATSTEQLLVQARNQLRDKDEEFRSVDRNFKEATIARSTLERRLEALQADLSRQTERFLEIQRIRGELDSRCDMLNKALAAKDAAIEQTTNRNAVLNDRIEHLTHRHEAARADLEASNRRLMEELQNERSERALLQGALDIARESRVTLQKQHDALKRSGRPWREQVNDELDEETAHASADEVSNVRPFSSTGKSA